A stretch of Helicobacter pylori oki112 DNA encodes these proteins:
- the rpmG gene encoding 50S ribosomal protein L33 codes for MKVKIGLKCSDCEDINYSTTKNAKTNTEKLELKKFCPRENKHTLHKEIKLKS; via the coding sequence ATGAAAGTTAAAATAGGGTTGAAGTGTTCTGATTGTGAAGACATCAATTACAGCACAACCAAGAACGCTAAAACTAACACTGAAAAACTGGAGCTTAAGAAGTTCTGCCCAAGGGAAAATAAGCACACTCTTCATAAAGAAATCAAATTGAAGAGCTAA
- the secE gene encoding preprotein translocase subunit SecE — MDKWLMQYKLAREELSKVIFPIKEQIRNALISVLVVVSAITLFLALLDFSLGAFVSSVL; from the coding sequence ATGGATAAATGGCTCATGCAATACAAATTAGCTAGAGAAGAGCTTTCTAAAGTGATATTTCCTATTAAAGAGCAGATACGCAACGCACTTATTTCTGTTTTGGTGGTGGTGAGTGCTATCACGCTGTTTTTAGCTTTGTTGGATTTTTCTCTAGGGGCTTTTGTCTCTAGTGTTCTATAG
- the nusG gene encoding transcription termination/antitermination protein NusG, with product MDWYAIQTYSGSEQSVKKAIENLANDHNIRDRIQEIIVPTEDIIEVSKKSKTKVTERSLYPGYVFIKVDLDTVLWHKIQSLPRVSRFIGENKKPTPLSEADIGHILEKMNNRAAPKPKIFFEQGEVVRVVEGPFANFTATVKEYDVEHRKLKLDVSIFGRNTPIEILHSQVEKII from the coding sequence ATGGATTGGTATGCCATACAAACTTATTCAGGGAGCGAGCAGTCCGTTAAGAAAGCGATTGAGAATCTAGCGAACGATCATAATATAAGAGATAGGATACAAGAGATCATTGTGCCTACTGAAGATATTATAGAGGTTTCTAAAAAAAGCAAGACGAAAGTAACGGAGCGAAGCCTTTATCCTGGATATGTTTTTATTAAGGTAGATTTAGACACGGTTTTGTGGCACAAGATACAATCTTTGCCAAGAGTGAGTCGTTTTATTGGAGAAAACAAAAAGCCAACCCCATTGAGTGAAGCGGATATTGGGCATATTTTAGAAAAAATGAATAACCGAGCGGCCCCCAAGCCCAAAATCTTTTTTGAGCAAGGCGAAGTGGTGCGCGTGGTGGAAGGCCCTTTTGCGAACTTTACCGCTACGGTGAAAGAGTATGATGTGGAACACCGCAAGCTCAAGCTCGATGTTTCTATTTTTGGTAGGAACACTCCAATAGAGATTTTGCATTCGCAAGTGGAAAAAATTATATAA
- the rplA gene encoding 50S ribosomal protein L1 produces MAKKVFKRLEKLFSKIQNDKAYGVEQGVEVVKSLASAKFDETVEVALRLGVDPRHADQMVRGAVVLPHGTGKKVRVAVFAKDIKQDEAKNAGADVVGGDDLAEEIKNGRIDFDMVIATPDMMAVVGKVGRILGPKGLMPNPKTGTVTMDIAKAVTNAKSGQVNFRVDKKGNVHAPIGKASFPEEKIKENMLELVKTINRLKPSSAKGKYIRNAALSLTMSPSVSLDAQELMDIK; encoded by the coding sequence GTGGCAAAAAAAGTATTTAAAAGATTGGAAAAACTTTTTTCTAAAATTCAAAACGATAAAGCGTATGGCGTAGAGCAAGGCGTAGAGGTGGTTAAGTCCCTCGCTTCAGCCAAATTTGATGAAACCGTGGAAGTAGCGTTAAGGCTAGGGGTTGATCCAAGGCATGCGGATCAAATGGTGCGCGGTGCGGTGGTGCTTCCTCATGGAACAGGGAAAAAAGTGAGGGTGGCTGTTTTTGCAAAAGACATTAAGCAAGATGAAGCCAAGAACGCTGGGGCTGATGTCGTTGGCGGAGACGATTTGGCTGAAGAAATCAAAAATGGTCGCATTGATTTTGACATGGTGATTGCAACACCTGATATGATGGCGGTTGTCGGTAAAGTGGGTAGGATTTTAGGCCCTAAGGGTTTGATGCCAAACCCTAAAACCGGAACCGTTACGATGGATATTGCTAAAGCGGTTACTAACGCTAAAAGCGGTCAAGTGAATTTCAGGGTGGATAAAAAGGGCAATGTTCATGCCCCTATTGGCAAGGCGAGTTTTCCTGAAGAAAAAATCAAAGAAAACATGCTTGAGTTGGTTAAAACGATCAATCGCCTAAAACCCAGTAGCGCGAAAGGCAAGTATATTAGAAACGCCGCTCTTTCGCTCACCATGTCGCCTTCAGTGAGTTTGGACGCACAAGAATTGATGGATATTAAATAG
- the rplK gene encoding 50S ribosomal protein L11, whose amino-acid sequence MAKKVVGEIKLQIPAGKANPSPPVGPALGQRGVNIMEFCKAFNERTKDMGSFNIPVIITVYQDKSFTFITKKPPVTDLIKKASGVEKGSDNPLKNKIAKLTHKQVEEIAQLKMEDLNTSTMEAAKKIVMGSARSMGVEVVD is encoded by the coding sequence ATGGCTAAAAAAGTAGTCGGAGAAATCAAACTTCAAATCCCTGCCGGTAAGGCAAACCCTTCACCTCCCGTAGGGCCAGCGTTGGGTCAAAGAGGGGTTAATATCATGGAATTTTGTAAGGCTTTTAATGAGAGAACTAAAGACATGGGGAGTTTTAATATCCCGGTCATTATCACGGTTTATCAAGATAAGAGTTTCACTTTTATCACTAAAAAGCCTCCGGTAACGGATTTGATCAAAAAAGCTTCTGGGGTTGAAAAAGGTTCTGACAACCCGCTCAAAAATAAAATTGCAAAGCTCACCCACAAGCAAGTGGAAGAGATCGCACAATTGAAAATGGAAGATTTAAACACAAGCACCATGGAAGCGGCCAAAAAAATCGTTATGGGCAGCGCTAGGAGCATGGGCGTAGAAGTTGTGGATTGA